A part of Tessaracoccus timonensis genomic DNA contains:
- a CDS encoding helix-turn-helix transcriptional regulator, translating to MTGSTANVGDLIDRAMQSAAVNPAAVSLEEFAAGAGYSRFHFSRLFKQGVGMSPGQYLTARRIDEAKRLLLAGDDSIIDIAMGVGFDSLSSFSRRFKRSVGVTPGQLRALADRVDRRPPRPFAVPGDSPARVTVRLEVPAQVSLRGDPIVWVGWYPQPAPVGLPRAGILVRGQDSVRLPLCPGAPFLLGFAVPAHADPLDHLVPNEPVAAIHAGPILGPVSVGTTVDLRFARVPRHGVPMLSALPVLCRG from the coding sequence ATGACCGGATCGACAGCGAACGTGGGCGACCTCATCGATCGCGCGATGCAAAGCGCGGCGGTGAATCCTGCGGCGGTGAGTCTCGAGGAGTTCGCTGCGGGGGCCGGCTATAGTCGGTTTCACTTTTCGCGCCTGTTCAAGCAGGGCGTGGGAATGAGCCCGGGGCAGTACCTGACCGCTCGGCGAATCGACGAGGCGAAGCGGCTCCTGCTAGCCGGTGACGATTCGATCATCGATATCGCGATGGGCGTGGGTTTCGATTCGCTCTCCAGCTTCAGTAGGCGCTTCAAGCGATCTGTGGGTGTCACCCCCGGGCAATTGCGGGCGCTCGCGGACCGGGTGGATCGCCGGCCTCCCCGGCCGTTCGCCGTGCCGGGGGATTCGCCCGCGCGCGTGACGGTGAGGCTGGAGGTTCCCGCGCAGGTATCTCTGCGAGGCGACCCGATCGTGTGGGTCGGCTGGTATCCGCAGCCCGCCCCCGTCGGTTTGCCGCGGGCGGGCATCCTTGTTCGGGGGCAAGACTCAGTGCGGCTGCCGCTGTGTCCGGGTGCCCCGTTCCTCTTGGGGTTTGCGGTGCCCGCGCATGCCGACCCGCTCGATCATCTGGTGCCGAACGAACCCGTGGCCGCGATTCATGCCGGGCCGATCCTGGGACCCGTGTCAGTGGGGACAACGGTGGATCTACGTTTTGCTCGAGTGCCCCGCCACGGGGTGCCGATGCTGTCGGCGCTGCCGGTTCTGTGCCGCGGGTGA
- a CDS encoding DUF488 family protein, which translates to MRIVTVGHSNFEFEDFAEMIRAVGVESIVDVRKLPGSRKYPWFNDDYLAEHLPTRGITYSRSEGLTGRRNVSHSVPFEANGNWRNRSFHNYADHALGGEFSDALSQLRASAAETPTAIMCSEAVWWRCHRRIIADHLIAHGDEVEHIMGMGADGPKVSEATLNDGAVIGNDLLVRYPEQG; encoded by the coding sequence ATGCGTATCGTCACCGTGGGCCACTCCAACTTCGAGTTCGAAGACTTCGCCGAGATGATTAGGGCTGTCGGTGTGGAATCCATCGTGGATGTGCGCAAGCTACCCGGGTCCAGGAAGTACCCGTGGTTCAACGACGACTACCTCGCCGAACACCTCCCCACACGCGGCATCACTTACAGCAGAAGCGAGGGCCTGACCGGGCGGCGCAATGTGTCCCACTCCGTACCGTTTGAGGCCAACGGGAACTGGCGTAACCGCAGCTTCCACAATTACGCCGACCATGCGCTGGGTGGGGAGTTCTCGGATGCACTCTCGCAGCTACGGGCGAGTGCTGCCGAAACCCCTACCGCAATCATGTGCTCCGAGGCGGTGTGGTGGCGCTGCCACCGGCGCATCATCGCCGACCACCTCATCGCCCATGGTGACGAAGTTGAACACATCATGGGGATGGGTGCGGACGGGCCGAAGGTAAGCGAGGCAACACTCAACGACGGGGCCGTCATCGGCAACGACCTCCTCGTGCGTTACCCAGAGCAGGGCTAG
- a CDS encoding GNAT family N-acetyltransferase, with the protein MARNEGRVVGHVGWARREITVGTETLAIAGVGGVLISADARGVRLGSELMSWAAQAMRDRGHVAFGYLGCREQVVPFYESCGWKRILAREGSVGCDGEPVVQEPVPPILILPIAPLEMWPDGDIDLRGRAW; encoded by the coding sequence ATGGCGCGAAACGAAGGTCGCGTCGTCGGCCATGTGGGATGGGCACGCCGCGAGATCACTGTTGGCACGGAGACCCTCGCGATCGCGGGAGTCGGCGGCGTCTTGATCTCCGCTGACGCACGAGGGGTGCGTCTCGGGAGCGAACTCATGAGTTGGGCGGCGCAGGCGATGCGCGATCGCGGCCACGTCGCGTTCGGTTACTTGGGGTGTCGAGAGCAGGTCGTCCCGTTCTACGAGTCATGTGGGTGGAAGAGGATCCTTGCGCGCGAGGGGTCCGTCGGGTGTGATGGCGAACCTGTCGTGCAAGAGCCTGTCCCGCCGATCCTTATCCTGCCAATCGCCCCACTCGAGATGTGGCCTGATGGAGACATCGACCTGCGCGGACGGGCTTGGTAG
- a CDS encoding alpha/beta fold hydrolase produces MTNRTVLRPDGVSIAVTDLGGDGPVVVLLHGLAGSSRELLRTAHALPGYRVLLVGQRGHGASTRLPNDLSRDAFVGDVVAVLEELVPGQRAVLVGQSMGARTAFLVAVARPDLVRGLVMLEGHVKGSDDPGEAAQLGRYFASWPVPFGDEAAAREFLGGDAIVDAWVADFELTDHGLVPRFDAAVMQRVIEAVHEPRWDEWEALSVPTLAVFAKHGMFGNDDRDALIRCRPQTDRIDLDGGSHDAHLDAFDMWIDVLRRWLDRQRIDATHAHGR; encoded by the coding sequence ATGACCAACCGCACGGTGCTACGCCCCGACGGTGTCTCGATCGCGGTCACTGACCTCGGTGGCGATGGCCCCGTCGTCGTACTGCTGCACGGTCTCGCGGGGAGCTCGCGCGAGCTGCTGCGAACGGCGCATGCGTTACCGGGCTATCGGGTGCTACTCGTGGGCCAGCGGGGGCACGGTGCGAGTACACGGCTTCCCAATGACTTGTCGCGCGATGCCTTCGTCGGAGACGTCGTCGCAGTGCTCGAGGAGCTCGTCCCGGGGCAGCGCGCGGTGCTCGTCGGGCAGTCGATGGGAGCCCGTACCGCGTTCCTCGTCGCGGTGGCGCGACCAGACCTGGTTAGAGGGCTCGTGATGCTGGAAGGGCATGTGAAGGGCAGCGATGATCCGGGCGAGGCCGCACAGCTCGGCAGGTATTTCGCGTCGTGGCCAGTGCCGTTCGGGGACGAGGCCGCGGCGAGAGAGTTCCTCGGCGGGGACGCGATCGTCGATGCCTGGGTGGCGGACTTCGAACTGACGGATCATGGCCTCGTCCCGCGCTTCGACGCCGCCGTCATGCAGCGCGTGATCGAGGCGGTGCACGAGCCCCGCTGGGACGAGTGGGAGGCTCTGTCGGTCCCGACACTCGCGGTGTTCGCGAAGCATGGGATGTTCGGCAACGACGATCGGGACGCATTGATCCGGTGCAGGCCCCAGACAGACAGGATTGATCTCGATGGCGGTAGCCATGACGCGCACCTCGATGCCTTCGATATGTGGATCGACGTGCTCAGGCGCTGGCTGGACCGCCAGCGGATCGATGCCACGCACGCCCACGGGCGCTGA
- a CDS encoding FitA-like ribbon-helix-helix domain-containing protein translates to MSSIIVRGLDDHVKQQLASRAKEHGRSMEAEVRDILTKAARRPHIGVALLNVAQDVGGVDELPIQARDDVARVVDFE, encoded by the coding sequence ATGTCTTCCATTATCGTGCGTGGTCTTGATGACCATGTGAAGCAGCAGCTCGCGTCGCGGGCGAAGGAACACGGGCGGTCCATGGAGGCCGAGGTTCGCGACATCTTGACGAAGGCGGCCCGACGGCCGCACATAGGCGTGGCTCTTCTGAATGTGGCGCAGGATGTCGGTGGGGTCGATGAGCTGCCGATTCAGGCGCGCGATGATGTCGCACGGGTGGTGGACTTCGAGTGA
- a CDS encoding HigA family addiction module antitoxin: MTEKLYAPIHPGEVLMEDFIEGFGITQHKLAVSIGVPPRRINEIVHGKRAITADTALRLGRYFGVEPQFWLTLQSRYELELAQERVADQVAEIKPLQAA; the protein is encoded by the coding sequence ATGACTGAGAAGCTTTACGCGCCGATTCATCCTGGCGAGGTCTTGATGGAGGACTTCATCGAGGGGTTCGGCATCACGCAGCACAAGCTCGCGGTGTCCATCGGTGTCCCGCCGCGGCGGATTAACGAGATCGTGCACGGCAAGCGGGCCATCACCGCTGACACGGCGTTGCGTCTGGGGCGATACTTCGGTGTCGAGCCGCAGTTCTGGCTCACTCTGCAGAGCCGCTATGAGCTTGAGCTTGCGCAGGAACGTGTGGCCGATCAGGTGGCCGAGATTAAGCCGCTGCAGGCCGCATGA
- a CDS encoding VOC family protein produces MARPQGTTAWLDYGATDAAAAKEFYAGLFGWEIDDLGEEVAHYNMIRKGDSLVGGFMDIAGMTCPDGSPLEAYWGVFLAVDNAENSAKTVESNGGTLVFPVGSAGAAGSFAVMSDPAQHPLSLWQAGEVEGFDFTGQPGTPVWFELMTEDVDKELEFYTKSFGANFVPMKTTMQDDCAAERYYTNGAQDEASWGLGDASSLVAGEKPGWRVYFGVESSADAIAAVEKLGGTIIDGPDSSPFGAIITVADPSGATFQLCAMSEARPE; encoded by the coding sequence ATGGCACGACCACAAGGAACAACGGCTTGGCTAGACTATGGTGCGACGGATGCCGCGGCGGCCAAGGAGTTCTATGCGGGACTTTTCGGCTGGGAAATCGATGACCTGGGCGAGGAAGTCGCCCACTACAACATGATCCGCAAAGGCGATTCCCTAGTCGGTGGTTTCATGGACATCGCCGGTATGACCTGCCCCGATGGCTCGCCGCTGGAAGCTTATTGGGGCGTCTTCCTCGCGGTCGACAACGCGGAGAACAGCGCCAAGACCGTGGAATCCAACGGCGGAACGTTGGTGTTCCCCGTGGGAAGTGCGGGCGCCGCCGGATCGTTTGCGGTGATGAGCGATCCCGCACAGCACCCGCTGAGCCTGTGGCAAGCCGGCGAGGTCGAGGGTTTCGACTTCACCGGTCAGCCCGGAACGCCCGTGTGGTTCGAACTCATGACTGAAGACGTGGATAAGGAACTGGAGTTCTATACCAAGAGCTTCGGCGCGAACTTCGTCCCGATGAAAACCACCATGCAGGACGACTGCGCGGCGGAGCGCTACTACACGAACGGCGCACAGGACGAAGCCTCGTGGGGACTGGGCGACGCGTCATCGCTGGTGGCCGGTGAGAAGCCCGGCTGGCGCGTGTACTTTGGTGTCGAATCAAGTGCGGACGCGATCGCGGCCGTGGAGAAACTCGGCGGGACGATCATCGACGGCCCGGATTCCTCACCTTTCGGTGCCATCATCACCGTCGCCGACCCCTCCGGCGCGACCTTCCAACTTTGCGCCATGAGCGAGGCGCGGCCCGAGTAA
- the arfB gene encoding alternative ribosome rescue aminoacyl-tRNA hydrolase ArfB, which translates to MNDLTIAPGPGIPGGVVIAAADLTEQFAKSSGPGGQGVNTTDSKVQLSINIATCASLSDAQRRRVLRNLEHLLDGTVLTLSASTQRSQVRNRAEARRRMAALLREALAPPPPPRRRTTPTQGSVRRRLEAKKRRSELKSTRRRPQIP; encoded by the coding sequence ATGAACGACCTGACCATCGCACCCGGCCCGGGGATCCCCGGCGGTGTAGTTATCGCAGCCGCCGATCTGACGGAGCAGTTCGCGAAGTCGTCGGGGCCGGGTGGCCAGGGCGTCAACACGACGGACAGCAAGGTACAGCTTTCCATCAATATCGCCACGTGCGCATCGCTCTCCGACGCCCAGCGTCGCCGCGTCCTCCGCAACCTTGAGCACCTCCTGGACGGCACCGTCCTTACCTTGTCTGCGTCGACCCAACGGTCGCAGGTCCGCAACCGCGCCGAGGCACGTCGCCGCATGGCTGCCCTGTTGCGCGAGGCGCTCGCCCCGCCTCCTCCCCCGCGGCGCAGGACAACGCCGACGCAGGGCTCGGTGCGACGCCGTCTTGAAGCGAAGAAACGGCGCTCGGAGCTGAAGTCGACGAGACGGCGTCCTCAGATTCCCTAG
- a CDS encoding type II toxin-antitoxin system VapC family toxin — MIVLDTNVVSEIFRSSLEPRVVEWLVSLTGDVAITSVTLAELLAGVRRLPEGRRKDALARGIEGAVVPYRGSRSVLAFDADAAERYAEVLVSREAAGVPVSTVDAQIAAICLANGATCATRNVKDFQHTGVELVDPWNVEA, encoded by the coding sequence GTGATCGTCCTCGACACCAACGTCGTCTCGGAGATCTTTCGGTCCTCGCTGGAGCCTCGTGTTGTCGAGTGGCTTGTGTCGCTGACGGGTGACGTTGCGATCACGTCTGTCACTCTTGCGGAGTTGCTTGCCGGCGTTCGAAGGCTCCCGGAGGGTCGACGCAAGGACGCGCTGGCGCGCGGGATTGAGGGAGCGGTAGTGCCGTATCGGGGGAGCCGGTCGGTGCTCGCGTTCGATGCTGACGCGGCGGAGCGATATGCGGAGGTGCTCGTGTCGCGTGAGGCGGCAGGTGTGCCGGTCAGTACCGTCGACGCTCAGATTGCCGCGATCTGTCTGGCGAATGGGGCAACCTGTGCTACGCGCAATGTGAAGGATTTCCAGCACACTGGCGTCGAACTCGTCGACCCGTGGAATGTGGAAGCGTGA
- a CDS encoding type II toxin-antitoxin system RelE/ParE family toxin: MRKLELIHAAKDLDDLRIPPGNRLERLVGDRRGQHSIRVNAQWRICFVWSDGGADGVELVDYR, translated from the coding sequence ATGCGGAAGCTGGAGCTGATCCACGCAGCGAAGGATCTTGATGATCTGCGAATCCCGCCTGGGAATCGGCTGGAGCGTCTCGTTGGTGACCGGCGTGGGCAGCACAGCATCCGTGTGAATGCGCAATGGCGTATCTGCTTCGTCTGGAGTGATGGAGGTGCAGATGGTGTCGAGCTCGTCGACTACCGCTGA
- a CDS encoding FitA-like ribbon-helix-helix domain-containing protein, translated as MSSIIVRGLDDHVKQQLASRAKEHGRSMEAEVGDILTKAARRPHIGVALLDVAQDVGGVDELPIQARDDVARVVDFE; from the coding sequence ATGTCTTCCATTATCGTGCGTGGTCTTGATGACCATGTGAAGCAGCAGCTCGCGTCGCGGGCGAAGGAACACGGGCGGTCCATGGAGGCCGAGGTTGGCGACATCTTGACGAAGGCGGCCCGACGGCCGCACATAGGTGTGGCTCTTCTGGATGTGGCGCAGGATGTCGGTGGGGTCGATGAGCTGCCGATTCAGGCGCGCGATGATGTCGCACGGGTGGTGGACTTCGAGTGA
- a CDS encoding HEPN domain-containing protein: protein MKDVTALEAAQNLLGDVNSLLDHHPAQKDPKPGKPAGPGYGPLLRAGTSLCYTAWEVYVEESLIETVEWLLENKEADELPKKLRSWVVEQRRDPWVFVGDSWRSTVLELVRSRIEGDSEGRYGFNTASVGGVESLYGSILDFCPLREIKWQKKANASVRKQISDLVKIRGEIVHRGSTPDALNLGQVRNWADFVRRLIEKFDERMVEFRLNV from the coding sequence GTGAAGGATGTGACTGCGTTAGAGGCTGCCCAAAATCTTCTAGGTGATGTCAATTCCCTGCTTGACCACCATCCAGCACAGAAGGACCCTAAGCCGGGGAAGCCCGCCGGGCCAGGTTACGGGCCGTTGCTGCGTGCGGGTACTTCCCTCTGCTATACGGCGTGGGAGGTCTATGTCGAAGAATCCCTGATTGAGACGGTTGAATGGCTTCTAGAGAATAAGGAAGCCGATGAGCTACCGAAAAAGTTACGGTCGTGGGTGGTTGAGCAAAGAAGAGATCCGTGGGTGTTCGTGGGCGACTCGTGGCGATCAACTGTACTTGAACTTGTGCGATCGCGAATCGAAGGAGATTCGGAAGGTCGTTACGGATTCAACACCGCTAGCGTTGGAGGTGTCGAAAGCCTGTACGGAAGTATCCTCGATTTCTGCCCGCTGCGGGAAATCAAATGGCAGAAGAAAGCCAACGCGTCGGTGCGGAAACAGATTTCCGATCTGGTCAAAATACGGGGCGAGATTGTACATCGAGGTTCGACACCCGATGCGCTTAACCTTGGTCAAGTCCGCAATTGGGCTGATTTTGTTCGGCGACTGATTGAAAAATTTGATGAGCGCATGGTGGAGTTCCGGCTTAACGTCTAG
- a CDS encoding type II toxin-antitoxin system RelE/ParE family toxin, which translates to MPRRCVGTFSSRDSADATVIRQRNVGVPLTPSVIDASRHFWHSCCVIRSFGDRDTELVWLREPAPRIDPRIHKSANRKLHLLDAAVSLNSLRVPPGNRLEALKGDRRGQHSIRINDQWRICFVWTEAGPENVIIEDYH; encoded by the coding sequence GTGCCAAGGCGCTGCGTGGGCACGTTCTCATCGAGAGACAGCGCAGACGCAACGGTCATTCGGCAACGGAACGTTGGAGTTCCTTTAACGCCTAGCGTTATTGACGCCTCACGTCATTTCTGGCACTCTTGCTGTGTGATCAGATCTTTCGGTGACCGTGACACGGAGCTCGTCTGGTTGCGTGAACCGGCACCGCGGATCGATCCGCGGATTCACAAGTCGGCGAACCGGAAGTTGCATCTGCTTGATGCTGCGGTGTCGCTCAACTCGCTTCGGGTTCCGCCGGGGAACCGGCTCGAAGCGTTGAAGGGCGACCGCAGAGGTCAGCACAGCATCCGGATCAACGACCAGTGGCGGATCTGCTTCGTGTGGACCGAGGCTGGCCCAGAGAATGTAATCATTGAGGACTACCATTGA
- a CDS encoding LLM class flavin-dependent oxidoreductase, with amino-acid sequence MKRFGFLSFGHHGPEGDPFDARASLHSAIELSVAADELGVNGAYFRVHHFARQAASPMPLLSAIAARTRHIEVGTGVIDLRYENPLYLAEEAAALDLIADGRVALGVSRGSPEPADRGWEAFGYTGSTDPRGADIAREKFPLFMAAIRGEKVVDADPKQFPVGSRLGIQPHSPGLDRRIWWGAGSRDTAVWSAQQGVNLMSSTLLTEATGASLGDLQAEQIQQYRDAWAEAGHGWEPRVSVSRSVFPIVSDLDRRYFGRGGQDRDQVGVIDGYTSTFGRIYADEPDKLVEQLRADAAVMSADTLMLTIPNQVGTQYNLHVLESFAKYVAPELGWEPANASSNP; translated from the coding sequence ATGAAGCGCTTTGGATTCCTGAGCTTTGGTCATCACGGCCCGGAAGGTGACCCGTTCGACGCTCGAGCGTCGTTGCACAGCGCCATCGAGTTATCCGTCGCCGCCGACGAGCTGGGTGTCAACGGCGCCTACTTCCGGGTGCACCACTTCGCCCGGCAGGCGGCCTCGCCGATGCCGCTGCTCTCGGCGATCGCGGCGCGAACGAGGCACATCGAGGTCGGCACCGGCGTGATCGACCTGCGCTACGAGAATCCGCTCTACCTGGCCGAGGAGGCTGCCGCACTCGATCTCATCGCCGACGGGCGCGTCGCCCTGGGCGTGAGTCGCGGGTCGCCGGAGCCCGCCGATCGTGGCTGGGAGGCATTCGGCTACACCGGCTCGACCGACCCGCGCGGGGCGGACATCGCGCGCGAGAAGTTCCCGCTGTTCATGGCGGCGATCCGCGGCGAAAAGGTGGTCGATGCCGATCCGAAGCAGTTCCCCGTCGGTAGCCGGCTCGGCATCCAGCCGCATTCGCCGGGCTTGGATCGTCGCATCTGGTGGGGTGCCGGAAGCCGGGACACTGCCGTGTGGAGTGCGCAGCAGGGGGTCAACCTCATGAGCTCGACGCTGCTCACCGAGGCGACCGGCGCGAGCCTGGGCGACCTGCAGGCCGAGCAGATCCAGCAGTACCGCGACGCTTGGGCCGAGGCCGGGCACGGATGGGAGCCGCGCGTGTCGGTCAGCCGTTCGGTGTTCCCGATCGTGAGCGACCTCGACCGTCGTTACTTCGGCAGGGGCGGCCAGGACCGTGACCAGGTGGGTGTCATTGACGGCTACACGTCGACGTTTGGCCGTATCTACGCGGACGAGCCGGACAAGCTCGTCGAGCAGTTGCGGGCGGACGCGGCGGTGATGTCGGCGGACACGCTCATGTTGACGATTCCCAACCAGGTCGGCACCCAGTACAACCTGCACGTGCTCGAATCGTTCGCGAAGTACGTTGCGCCCGAACTCGGCTGGGAGCCGGCGAACGCGTCGTCGAATCCTTGA
- a CDS encoding HigA family addiction module antitoxin: MEVQMVSSSSTTAEADLIEPIHPGEILMEDVIEGFGVTQHKLAVSIGVPPRRINEMVHGKRGVTADTAMRLARYFGTSEEFWVNLQSNYELRLER; encoded by the coding sequence ATGGAGGTGCAGATGGTGTCGAGCTCGTCGACTACCGCTGAGGCCGACTTGATTGAGCCGATCCACCCGGGAGAGATCCTGATGGAGGATGTCATCGAGGGTTTTGGGGTCACGCAGCATAAGCTCGCCGTTTCGATCGGTGTGCCGCCTCGTCGGATTAACGAGATGGTGCATGGCAAGCGTGGTGTCACTGCAGATACGGCGATGCGGCTGGCGCGGTATTTCGGGACGTCCGAGGAGTTCTGGGTGAATCTGCAGTCGAATTACGAGCTGCGGTTGGAGCGTTGA
- a CDS encoding type II toxin-antitoxin system RelE/ParE family toxin: MRKLELIHAAKDLDDLRIPPGNRLERLVGDRRGQYSIRVSAQWRICFVWSDGGADGVELVDYH; encoded by the coding sequence ATGCGGAAGCTGGAGCTGATCCACGCAGCGAAGGATCTTGATGATCTGCGAATCCCGCCTGGGAATCGGCTGGAGCGTCTCGTTGGTGACCGGCGTGGGCAGTACAGCATCCGTGTGAGTGCGCAATGGCGTATCTGCTTCGTCTGGAGTGATGGAGGTGCGGATGGTGTCGAGCTCGTCGACTACCACTGA
- a CDS encoding type II toxin-antitoxin system VapC family toxin: MIVLDTNVVSEIFRSSLEPRVVEWLVSLTGDVAITSVTLAELLAGVRRLPEGRCKDALAYGIEGAVVPYRGSRSVLAFDADAAERYAEVLVSREAAGVPVSIADAQIAAICLANGATCATRNVKDFQHTGVELVDPWNVEA, encoded by the coding sequence GTGATCGTCCTCGACACCAACGTCGTCTCGGAGATCTTTCGGTCCTCGCTGGAGCCTCGTGTTGTCGAGTGGCTTGTGTCGCTGACGGGTGACGTTGCGATCACGTCTGTCACTCTTGCGGAGTTGCTTGCCGGCGTCCGTAGGCTCCCGGAGGGCCGATGCAAGGACGCGCTGGCGTACGGGATTGAGGGAGCGGTAGTGCCGTATCGGGGGAGCCGGTCGGTGCTCGCGTTCGATGCTGACGCGGCGGAGCGATATGCGGAGGTGCTCGTGTCGCGTGAGGCGGCAGGTGTGCCGGTCAGTATCGCCGACGCTCAGATTGCCGCGATCTGTCTGGCGAATGGGGCAACCTGTGCTACGCGCAATGTGAAGGATTTCCAGCACACTGGCGTCGAACTCGTCGACCCGTGGAATGTGGAAGCGTGA
- a CDS encoding HigA family addiction module antitoxin — translation MEVRMVSSSSTTTEADLIEPIHPGEILVEGLIEGFGITQHKLAVSIGVPPGRINEIVHGKRGITADTAIRLARYFGTSEEFWMNLQSNYELRLERRALKNMVAAITPLQVA, via the coding sequence ATGGAGGTGCGGATGGTGTCGAGCTCGTCGACTACCACTGAGGCCGACTTGATTGAGCCGATCCACCCGGGAGAGATCCTGGTGGAGGGCTTGATCGAGGGTTTCGGGATCACGCAGCACAAGCTCGCCGTTTCGATCGGTGTGCCGCCTGGTCGGATCAACGAGATCGTGCATGGCAAGCGAGGTATCACTGCAGATACGGCGATACGACTGGCGCGGTATTTCGGGACGTCCGAGGAGTTCTGGATGAATCTGCAGTCGAATTACGAGCTGCGGTTGGAGCGTCGCGCGTTGAAGAACATGGTCGCTGCTATTACTCCATTGCAGGTCGCGTGA
- a CDS encoding nucleotidyltransferase family protein translates to MSETVMSPETLALRELLAARRDEFQMLLDHYGATNPKLFGSVARGTATAGSDIDILVEMDPAEGNVLMRASGLLEETRTLFERDDIDVFPAQLLKRPVSASALAEAVPL, encoded by the coding sequence ATGTCTGAGACCGTCATGTCGCCCGAGACGCTTGCACTGCGCGAGCTCCTCGCTGCGCGTCGTGACGAGTTCCAGATGCTCCTCGACCACTACGGCGCGACTAACCCGAAGCTGTTTGGGTCCGTCGCCCGCGGCACAGCGACTGCAGGATCGGACATCGACATCCTCGTCGAGATGGACCCTGCCGAAGGGAACGTCCTGATGCGTGCATCCGGTCTGCTCGAGGAGACGCGCACGCTGTTCGAGCGCGATGACATCGACGTGTTTCCTGCCCAACTGCTCAAGCGTCCGGTCTCCGCGTCGGCGCTCGCCGAGGCAGTGCCTTTGTGA
- a CDS encoding BPL-N domain-containing protein, with protein sequence MSTFESPAGWTRRSVLGGLLTVPVAGLVNGCAPTGTNEHGGSDGRIVLVYRGPAGCAGCSEILAERLSRPPLGLDVAFIGPREQVPLEASALSGAVLYAQPGGGDDISGAAQSFPSDFIRGLRDYIATGGSYLGICMGAYLAGSEGFGLLDYSVAGEVNVPGFPVEDSSDQVVAVTWGETLRWTYFQEGARLPRDGAEEYALYETGDLAAAYYRCGDGNVGLIGPHPEADVTWFEDADLVDPDGDDWQYALPLVKRILS encoded by the coding sequence GTGAGTACGTTCGAATCACCTGCTGGATGGACGCGCCGGTCTGTCCTCGGGGGATTGCTGACGGTCCCGGTCGCCGGGCTGGTGAACGGGTGCGCACCAACCGGCACGAACGAGCACGGAGGTTCGGACGGGCGAATCGTCCTTGTGTACCGCGGCCCCGCAGGATGCGCAGGATGCTCGGAGATTCTTGCAGAGCGGCTGTCTCGACCACCGCTTGGCCTGGACGTTGCGTTTATCGGCCCACGCGAACAGGTCCCTCTCGAAGCGAGTGCCCTATCTGGAGCCGTCCTCTACGCTCAGCCAGGCGGCGGGGACGACATCAGTGGTGCGGCCCAGAGTTTTCCTTCGGATTTCATCCGCGGGCTACGTGACTATATTGCTACCGGTGGAAGCTACCTCGGAATCTGCATGGGCGCATATCTCGCCGGGAGCGAGGGCTTCGGTTTGCTAGATTATTCCGTTGCGGGGGAGGTAAACGTTCCCGGCTTCCCTGTAGAAGATAGCAGCGATCAAGTGGTGGCGGTCACGTGGGGTGAGACCTTGCGTTGGACCTATTTTCAAGAGGGTGCGCGGTTGCCAAGAGATGGTGCGGAGGAATATGCGCTCTATGAAACAGGCGATCTCGCTGCCGCATATTATCGGTGCGGTGATGGAAATGTGGGCTTGATTGGCCCTCATCCGGAGGCAGACGTGACCTGGTTCGAGGACGCCGATCTCGTCGATCCCGACGGCGACGACTGGCAATATGCGCTGCCGCTCGTCAAGCGGATTCTCAGTTGA